A single genomic interval of Hevea brasiliensis isolate MT/VB/25A 57/8 chromosome 4, ASM3005281v1, whole genome shotgun sequence harbors:
- the LOC110671628 gene encoding F-box/LRR-repeat protein 15 encodes MKIWCCLCFTFEDEEAPLKCNNVQDKAMREGIFENDNNPESNIENNAEETAATRLALALTDNRLERDDQVPLRLFEDMIRAMRSGRANWDEGAPGLDEVVHVVAPLDLRKTAICFAQRGQGESSSSTAAAAAAAAAVTGSGSEDCDRDMHNKRAKVYSGSRDCHYTEAMSSDAGNTSSSADRDFRLSQSSSVPSRNEISYHNFMWNYISDENPCDSSGGRDDGDEGGTSKSEDLEVRMDLTDDLLHMVFSFLDHINLCQAAMVCRQWRAASAHEDFWRCLNFENRNISVEQFEDMCRRYPNATEVNVHGAPNIHLLVMKAVSSLRNLEVLTLGRGQLGDLFFHALAECNMLKSLNVNDATLGNGVQEIPINHDRLCHLQLTKCRVVRISVRCPQLETLSLKRSNIAQAVLSCPLLRLLDIGSCHKLSDAAIRSAATSCPQLESLDMSNCSCVSDETLREVALTCVNLHILDASYCPNISLESVRLPMLTVLKLHSCEGITSASMAAISRSYMLEVLELDNCNLLTSVSLDLPRLQNIRLVHCRKFADLNLRSIMLSSIMVSNCPALHRISITSNSLQKLVLQKQENLTTLALQCQCLQEVDLTDCESLTNSICEVFSDGGGCPMLKTLVLDSCQSLTAVQFCSTSLVSLSLVGCRAITALELMCPCLEKVCLDGCDHLERASFSLVALRSLNLGICPKLSVLNIEAPYMVSLELKGCGVLSEATINCPLLTSLDASFCSQLKDDCLSATTVSCPLIESLILMSCPSVGSDGLYSLRWLPRLTVLDLSYTFIMNLKPVFESCLQLKVLKLQACKYLTDKSLEPLYKEGVLTVLQELDLSYGTLCQSAIEELLACCTHLTHLSLNGCVNMHDLIWEYNGGQLSEFPSVHNSSALLSDKNINEPIEQANHLLQNLNCVGCPNIRKVLIPPMARCSHLSSLNLSLSANLKEVDVTSFNLCFLNLSNCCSLEVLKLECPRLTSLFLQSCNIDEEDVEAAVSRCSMLETLDVRFCPKICTISMGRLRSACPSLKRVFSSLSPS; translated from the exons ATGAAGATTTGGTGTTGCCTATGCTTCACTTTCGAAGACGAAGAAGCACCGTTAAAGTGTAACAACGTTCAGGATAAAGCCATGAGGGAGGGCATTTTCGAGAATGACAACAACCCTGAGAGCAACATTGAGAATAACGCCGAGGAAACTGCAGCTACGAGATTAGCGCTTGCGTTGACTGACAATAGGCTGGAGCGTGATGATCAGGTCCCCTTGAGGTTGTTCGAGGATATGATTAGAGCGATGCGTAGTGGCCGTGCCAATTGGGACGAGGGGGCACCTGGTTTAGACGAGGTGGTGCATGTGGTTGCCCCGCTTGACTTGAGGAAGACCGCGATTTGTTTCGCACAGCGAGGCCAGGGAGAGAGTAGTAgttccacagcagcagcagccgCCGCCGCCGCCGCAGTGACAGGTAGTGGTAGCGAGGATTGCGATCGGGATATGCATAATAAGCGAGCCAAAGTTTACTCTGGTTCTCG TGATTGTCATTATACAGAGGCTATGTCTTCAGATGCTGGCAATACTAGTTCATCAGCTGATAGAGATTTTCGTTTAAGTCAAAGCTCTTCTGTTCCATCAAGGAATGAGATTTCTTATCATAATTTCATGTGGAATTACATCAGTGATGAGAATCCCTGTGATTCTAGTGGTGGGAGAGATGATGGAGATGAGGGTGGTACTTCTAAGTCAGAAGATTTAGAAGTTCGGATGGACCTTACAGATGATTTATTGCATATG GTTTTCTCTTTCTTGGACCACATTAATCTCTGTCAAGCTGCAATGGTTTGTAGGCAGTGGCGAGCAGCCAGTGCACATGAAGACTTCTGGAGGTGTCTGAATTTTGAGAATCGGAACATATCTGTAGAACAAT TTGAAGACATGTGTCGGAGATACCCAAATGCAACTGAAGTGAATGTTCATGGTGCTCCCAACATCCACTTGCTTGTTATGAAAGCAGTCTCTTCATTAAG AAATCTTGAGGTTTTAACATTGGGAAGAGGACAACTAGGGGATCTTTTTTTCCATGCCTTAGCAGAGTGTAACATGTTGAAGAGTTTGAATGTCAATGATGCTACTCTGGGTAATGGTGTTCAGGAGATCCCTATAAACCATGATAGATTGTGTCATCTTCAGCTTACAAAATGCCGTGTGGTTAGGATATCTGTAAG GTGCCCACAACTCGAAACATTGTCTTTGAAGCGCAGCAACATAGCACAGGCTGTACTCAGTTGTCCTCTTTTGCGTCTCCTTGATATAGGGTCTTGCCACAAGCTTTCAGATGCAGCAATTCGCTCAGCAGCAACTTCATGTCCTCAATTGGAGTCTTTAGACATGTCGAATTGTTCATGCGTTAGTGATGAAACGTTACGAGAAGTAGCCCTCACTTGTGTTAATCTCCATATTCTGGATGCATCATATTGTCCAAATATATCACTTgag TCTGTAAGACTGCCAATGTTGACAGTTCTCAAGCTTCATAGCTGTGAGGGAATCACGTCAGCTTCTATGGCTGCAATATCTCGTAGTTATATGTTGGAG GTTTTGGAGCTTGACAATTGCAACCTATTGACTTCTGTGTCATTGGATCTTCCTCGCCTGCAGAACATACGGCTAGTACATTGTCGCAA GTTTGCTGATCTGAACTTACGAAGTATCATGCTATCATCTATAATGGTGTCTAATTGTCCAGCACTCCATCGTATTAGCATCACATCAAACTCTCTTCAA AAACTAGTATTGCAGAAACAGGAAAACCTCACAACATTGGCATTGCAATGCCAATGTTTGCAAGAAGTAGACCTCACAGATTGTGAATCTCTGACAAATTCTATTTGTGAAGTTTTTAGTGATGGCGGGGGGTGCCCTATGCTAAAAACATTGGTTCTTGACAGTTGTCAG AGCTTGACGGCTGTGCAATTCTGCAGCACCTCTTTAGTGAGTCTTTCCCTAGTTGGTTGCCGTGCTATTACTGCTCTTGAATTGATGTGCCCGTGTCTTGAGAAAGTTTGTCTAGATGGTTGTGATCATCTTGAGAGAGCATCATTTTCTCTT GTCGCACTCCGGTCACTGAATTTGGGAATTTGTCCCAAATTAAGTGTACTTAATATTGAAGCACCATATATGGTGTCACTCGAGTTGAAAGGATGTGGTGTGTTGTCTGAAGCAACTATCAACTGTCCTCTCCTAACATCCTTGGATGCTTCCTTCTGCAG CCAACTTAAGGATGACTGCTTGTCTGCAACAACTGTGTCCTGCCCACTGATCGAGTCATTAATATTGATGTCTTGCCCATCTGTTGGTTCTGATGGACTTTACTCTCTGCGTTGGCTTCCACGTCTGACTGTGCTAGATTTGTCATATACTTTCATAATGAATCTGAAGCCAGTTTTTGAGTCTTGTTTGCAACTGAAG GTACTAAAATTGCAAGCCTGCAAGTATCTCACTGACAAGTCTTTGGAGCCTCTTTACAAGGAAGGAGTTCTGACAGTGCTTCAGGAGTTGGATTTGTCTTATGGTACCCTCTGTCAGTCTGCCATAGAGGAGCTTCTTGCTTGCTGTACACATCTCACTCATTTGAGCTTGAATGGCTGTGTGAATATGCATGACCTGATTTGGGAATATAATGGAGGTCAACTTTCTGAGTTTCCAAGCGTACATAATTCTTCTGCCCTGCTCTCTGATAAGAATATAAATGAACCAATTGAGCAGGCAAACCATTTGCTACAGAACCTCAATTGTGTGGGTTGTCCAAATATTAGGAAAGTTCTCATTCCACCAATGGCGCGCTGTTCCCATTTGTCATCACTAAACCTTTCTTTATCTGCcaatttgaaggaagttgatgTTACTTCTTTTAATTTGTGTTTTCTTAATTTGag TAATTGTTGCTCTTTGGAGGTATTGAAGCTTGAGTGTCCTAGACTGACCAGTCTCTTTCTACAG TCTTGTAACATTGATGAGGAAGACGTTGAAGCTGCCGTATCTCGATGTAGCATGCTGGAGACTCTAGATGTGCGTTTTTGTCCAAAG